Below is a window of Herminiimonas arsenicoxydans DNA.
AGGCCCAGCTGCAGGAGGGCATGGCTCTTCTCAGTCTGTATGCAAAACAATTGCCGCTGGATGGGGAAATCGTTTTTCCTTCCGCGCGCGCGGTGGCATGGAAGGAGTGGGCGCAAGCGTTTGCAAATCCGGTTCGCCCGCGGGTGCTGGCGAAAGGCATGTCGAGTCTGAATCTCGTGCAGGTCGCGGACTTGCTGGCGGAACTGGAAAAATCATAGTGAAGCAATCGGCCCACTTATTTCCTGCGCGATACCGGGAAATTCCTGGCAGTGACGCTGTTCGGGCGTCTTCGGCAAACAGGCTGCTGCGCAATGCATGCCTGGCAACGGCCGGCATTGCCATAGGAAGCCTGCACGCAGAACTGGTGCTGTATCCTAAGCCCGGTCTGGTTTCTCTGATAGACAATGGCAGTCATGCCGACATGGATGCCGGCTTGTTCATGCGCAGCCTGTTTTCACTGCGCCATTACTTTGTCCGGGTGGCGCATGCAGGGGCAGCGGATGTGCCGTTTGGCGTATTGAAGGAGCTCGGTATACAGGCCGAGCAACGGATGCTGGTTGCAACCGGTGGCATCAACACGCATCGCGGCGCCATTTTTTCTCTGGGGCTGCTCTGTGCCGCCGCCGGATATTGCCACGGCCACGGATTACCTGTATCGGAAAGCACATTGCGCACGGTGCTCATGTCGCAATGGGGTGCCGCGTTGGAGAGACACTCGATGCAGGCGGCATCCGGCACTTCCCACGGCATGCGTGTCGCACACCTGTATGGCATTAGCGGTGCGCGTGAAGAAGCTGCAAAGGGCTTTCCGGCGGTATTCGATATCGGTCTGCCGCAGTTGCGCAACACGCTGGCTGCTGGGCGCTCGTCATATCATGCGCAGGTGGATGCCTTGTTCGCCTTGATGGCGCATATGGCAGATACCAATATTTATCATCGCGGCGGGCCGGATGGAGCGGTGCTGGCCAGACAGGCGGCGCAAGGATACATCGCACTTGGCGGCACTGCACATCCGCACTGGTACGATACTGCGCTCGATTGTCACCGGCAATTCGTGAGCAGAGGTTTGTCACCGGGTGGCGCAGCAGACATGCTTGCCGCAAGCTGGTTCGTGTATCAGACAAGTCTAGGGATGGAATGAAACGACAGGGACGGGATGAGTAATCGCATTGCTATCTTGTGCTCCGGACAGGGAGGACAGCACGCGGACATGTTCGATATCCTGCGTGAGGATGCGCGGGTCAGCCAGTTGCTGCAGACATGGCCGCTGGAAGAACTGTGCGGACATGCGCTAGCGGATATCCTGGCGGACGAACACCTGATGTTTGCCAATCCGATTGCACAACCGCTGGTGGTCGCGAGCATATTGGCAAGCTGGGAAGCCGTAAAAGGACTCATCCCCAGGCCCTTGATTACCGCCGGTTACAGCATAGGCGAGCTGGCATCCTGGTCGGTGGCGGGGGCGCTGGCGCCGGATGAGACGATCAGGCTGGCTGGGTTACGCGCAAAACTGCTGCAAGGTTGCATTACGCCCGAGCAGCCGCAAGTGATGCTGGCCATTTCGCTATCGCAAGCTCTGATACAGATGGCAGAGCTGGAGCCGGTGCTGCGTGCGCATGGTTTTTTCGTTGCGATTGAAGTCGATGAAGATGCGGTGATCGCCGGCGGCCTGCTCGGCAATGCCGATGCGCTGGAAGCATCCGTTAGCGCAGCCGGCGGCAAGGTAACCCGACTGCCAATTGAAATCGCTTCACATACGCCATGGATGCGCAATGCGGTCAAGCCGTTTGAAGATGCAGTAACGGCGAGCGGTATGAGCAATCCCTTGTTTCCTGTTCTGGCAGGAATTTCCGGCGCACGCCTGCACAACAAGGATGCAGCAGCATCCGCATTATCACGCCAGCTTGCCGAGCCGATACGCTGGCAAGGCGTGATGGACAGCCTGGATGAAGCAGGCGTGGCGATGGCGATAGAACTGGGCCCCGGCGCGGCCTTGTCCAGAATGCTGGAGGCGCGACATCCGCATATACAGTGCCGCTCTGTTGCAGAATTCAGATCGCTGGCCGGTTTGAAAAGATGGGTCGAGCAGTACGCAGATACATGATGCACAAGACAGAAAAATAGAAAAATTTTCGTCTTTGCTTCCCGAATATCCAACCGCACAAGCTCTGAGCCAAAGCATCAATCGATGCGGGTGATCCTGTTGGTAGCCGGCGGTTTTAATGGCGAATGTGTGCGCAGATAGCTCTCCAGTGCATCGACATCCAGTGCGCCGCCCGACACATTGCGTCCTTCATTGAACAGACTGAATTGATCGCCGCCATTTGCCAGGTAGCTGTTCATCGCCACACGATAC
It encodes the following:
- a CDS encoding putative Triphosphoribosyl-dephospho-CoA synthase (Evidence 3 : Function proposed based on presence of conserved amino acid motif, structural feature or limited homology; Product type pe : putative enzyme) — translated: MKQSAHLFPARYREIPGSDAVRASSANRLLRNACLATAGIAIGSLHAELVLYPKPGLVSLIDNGSHADMDAGLFMRSLFSLRHYFVRVAHAGAADVPFGVLKELGIQAEQRMLVATGGINTHRGAIFSLGLLCAAAGYCHGHGLPVSESTLRTVLMSQWGAALERHSMQAASGTSHGMRVAHLYGISGAREEAAKGFPAVFDIGLPQLRNTLAAGRSSYHAQVDALFALMAHMADTNIYHRGGPDGAVLARQAAQGYIALGGTAHPHWYDTALDCHRQFVSRGLSPGGAADMLAASWFVYQTSLGME
- a CDS encoding Putative malonyl CoA-ACP transacylase (Evidence 3 : Function proposed based on presence of conserved amino acid motif, structural feature or limited homology; Product type pe : putative enzyme), producing MSNRIAILCSGQGGQHADMFDILREDARVSQLLQTWPLEELCGHALADILADEHLMFANPIAQPLVVASILASWEAVKGLIPRPLITAGYSIGELASWSVAGALAPDETIRLAGLRAKLLQGCITPEQPQVMLAISLSQALIQMAELEPVLRAHGFFVAIEVDEDAVIAGGLLGNADALEASVSAAGGKVTRLPIEIASHTPWMRNAVKPFEDAVTASGMSNPLFPVLAGISGARLHNKDAAASALSRQLAEPIRWQGVMDSLDEAGVAMAIELGPGAALSRMLEARHPHIQCRSVAEFRSLAGLKRWVEQYADT